From a single Meles meles chromosome 21, mMelMel3.1 paternal haplotype, whole genome shotgun sequence genomic region:
- the CCP110 gene encoding centriolar coiled-coil protein of 110 kDa isoform X4 — MEEYEKFCENSLARIQEASLSTESFLPVQSESISLIRFHGVAVLSPLLNIEKRKEMQQEKQKALDVETRKHANRKKALLTRVQEILENVQVRKAPNASDFDPWETETVYSDSEVKNLNVPSTFPNILPSPTEHSALGKFEKITGILPLNHEDQFKSNGTDSARDSEFNSLKHCDSSDVVTPVEMEASAKIPSAAPQETLLSDDLFPTGEELNPTLLEEVTPDPYIMSLQNLMKKSKEYIEREQSRRSLRTSAKRSALESHSDKENETVKVTDYGKEKAQWPGRPCASVIPDKPSLNKSNVLLQGASTQASSTNESVLGSFSKVDIPVRTGHRTVLDPESDFKVIPTFVPENNIIKSLTGSYAKLPSPEPSLSPKMHRRHSRPSSACHILINNPINACELSPKGKEQTVDLVVQDTDEKTNIPETVPKLPVDLAGVCPSKVYVTKNTPEAIQEVVVGKSNQVCQSSGNHLENKVIHGLAIVEGQLTSDGRGPPKMDSTCPTMPRLHEPYATSQCIVSQNFGTVSALKSANVLEKNTCNLQMELNKSYDVKNPSPLLMQNQNARQQMDTPTVACGNEPFLDNSFEKVKRRLDLDIDSLQKENCPYVLATGIAEQERQHLPEKRYPKGSVYMNKNKMLECSSKEGEEILKSKMLAFEEMRKRLEEQHAQQLSLLIAEQEREQERLQKEIEEQEKMLKEKKVIAAEASESGSNNTADLEWRKINESGLLETMLSQVDSLRTSNSNSSGFTSSTLQHSFSSANEAPFYLWGSSTSGLTKLSVTRPFGRAKPKWSQVFSPELQTKFNKITAVAKGFLTRRLMQTDKLKQLRQTVKDTMEFIRSFQSEAPLKRGVVSAQDASLQERVLAQLRAALYGIHDIFFVMDAAERMSILHHDREVRKEKMLRQMDKMKSPRVALSAATQKSLDRRKYMKVLQPNQGQNAPVHRLLSRQGSICRKNPKKAAKCCDNLRRQHSLG; from the exons GTTAGAAAAGCACCTAATGCCAGTGATTTTGATCCATGGGAAACTGAAACAGTTTATTCTGATTCAGAAGTCAAAAACTTGAATGTCCCTTCTACATTTCCAAATATCTTGCCAAGCCCTACCGAACACTCTGCTTtaggaaagtttgaaaagataactGGAATTTTGCCATTGAATCATGAGGACCAGTTTAAATCTAATGGGACAGATTCAGCTAGGGACTCAGAATTTAATTCTCTGAAGCACTGTGATAGTTCAGATGTTGTTACCCCCGTGGAAATGGAAGCTTCTGCAAAGATCCCCTCAGCAGCCCCTCAGGAAACTCTTCTGTCCGATGATCTCTTCCCAACCGGTGAAGAACTGAACCCAACACTTTTGGAGGAAGTTACTCCAGATCCCTACATAATGAGTCTTCAGAACCTGATGAAAAAGTCGAAGGAATATATAGAAAGAGAACAATCTAGACGCAGTCTGAGAACTAGTGCGAAGAGGAGTGCTCTCGAGAGTCACTCAGATAAAGAAAACGAGACTGTGAAAGTGACCGACTACGGAAAGGAGAAGGCGCAGTGGCCTGGCAGACCCTGTGCTTCAGTGATTCCGGACAAACCAAGCCTTAATAAATCAAATGTTCTTCTCCAAGGTGCTTCCACTCAAGCAAGCAGCACGAATGAGTCCGTGTTAGGTAGCTTTTCTAAAGTGGACATACCTGTACGAACTGGCCATCGCACTGTTTTAGACCCTGAATCTGATTTTAAAGTCATTCCCACTTTTGTTCCCGAAAATAACATTATCAAAAGTCTTACTGGTTCATATGCCAAATTACCTAGTCCAGAGCCAAGCCTGAGTCCTAAAATGCATCGAAGGCATTCTAGGCCATCATCAGCATGTCATATCCTTATAAATAACCCGATAAATGCCTGTGAGTTAAGTCCTAAAGGAAAAGAGCAGACAGTAGACTTAGTTGTTCAAGATACtgatgaaaaaacaaacataccTGAAACTGTGCCAAAGTTACCAGTTGATTTAGCAGGAGTTTGTCCAAGCAAGGTTTATGTCACCAAAAATACACCTGAAGCCATACAGGAAGTGGTTGTAGGTAAATCAAATCAGGTATGCCAGTCTTCAGGAAATCATTTAGAAAACAAGGTCATTCATGGACTTGCCATCGTGGAAGGTCAGTTAACGTCTGATGGGAGAGGACCACCCAAGATGGACAGTACATGTCCTACAATGCCAAGATTGCACGAGCCATATGCCACCAGTCAGTGTATAGTGAGTCAAAACTTTGGAACTGTGAGCGCCCTCAAGTCAGCCAATGTGCTGGAGAAAAACACCTGCAATTTACAAATGGAACTGAATAAGTCTTACGATGTAAAAAACCCATCTCCTTTACTGATGCAAAACCAGAATGCCAGACAGCAGATGGACACCCCTACAGTGGCCTGTGGCAATGAACCGTTTTTGGATAACAGTTTTGAGAAAGTTAAACGGAGACTTGATTTAGATATTGATAGTTTGCAAAAAGAAAACTGCCCTTATGTCTTAGCGACTGGAATAGCTGAACAGGAAAGGCAGCATTTGCCAGAAAAAAGATACCCCAAGGGATCTGTCTATATGAACAAGAATAAAATGTTAGAATGTAGTTCCAAAG AAGGCGAGGAGATATTAAAAAGCAAGATGTTAGCTTTTGAAGAAATGCGGAAGAGGCTAGAAGAACAGCATGCCCAGCAGTTATCACTACTCATAGCTGAGCAGGAAAGGGAACAGGAAAGATTGCAGAAG GAAAtagaagaacaggaaaaaatgttaaaagagaagAAGGTGATTGCAGCTGAAGCGTCTGAATCGGGCAGCAACAACACGGCGGActtagaatggagaaaaataaatgagtctGGCTTGCTGGAAACAATGCTGTCTCAGGTGGACTCGCTCCGTACTTCAAACTCAAATAGTTctg GTTTCACAAGTTCTACCCTGCAGCACAGCTTTTCTTCTGCGAACGAAGCACCCTTTTACCTCTGGGGCTCATCAACTAGTGGCTTGACCAAGCTCTCAGTAACAAGGCCTTTTGGAAGGGCCAAACCTAAATGGTCTCAG gttttcagTCCGGAATTACAAACAAAATTTAATAAGATAACTGCAGTGGCAAAAGGATTTCTTACTCGAAGGCTTATGCAGACAGATAAGCTGAAACAACTTCGCCAAACTGTAAAA GACACTATGGAGTTCATAAGGAGTTTTCAGTCAGAAGCGCCATTGAAGAGAGGAGTTGTTTCAGCCCAAGATGCTTCTCTTCAGGAAAGAGTGTTAGCTCAG TTGCGAGCCGCCCTGTATGGTATTCATGACATATTCTTTGTAATGGATGCAGCTGAAAGAATGTCTATTCTCCATCATGACCGAGAGGTTCGCAAAGAGAAAATGCTCAGGCAAATG gacaaaatgaaaagtccACGAGTGGCCCTGTCGGCTGCAACACAGAAGTCTCTCGATAGGAGGAAGTACATGAA AGTCCTTCAGCCAAACCAAGGACAGAATGCACCCGTTCACAGGCTCCTTAGTAGACAAGG GAGTATATGCAGGAAAAATCCAAAGAAAGCGGCCAAATGTTGCGACAATTTAAGAAGACAGCATTCGTTAGGATGA
- the CCP110 gene encoding centriolar coiled-coil protein of 110 kDa isoform X2, translating into MEEYEKFCENSLARIQEASLSTESFLPVQSESISLIRFHGVAVLSPLLNIEKRKEMQQEKQKALDVETRKHANRKKALLTRVQEILENVQVRKAPNASDFDPWETETVYSDSEVKNLNVPSTFPNILPSPTEHSALGKFEKITGILPLNHEDQFKSNGTDSARDSEFNSLKHCDSSDVVTPVEMEASAKIPSAAPQETLLSDDLFPTGEELNPTLLEEVTPDPYIMSLQNLMKKSKEYIEREQSRRSLRTSAKRSALESHSDKENETVKVTDYGKEKAQWPGRPCASVIPDKPSLNKSNVLLQGASTQASSTNESVLGSFSKVDIPVRTGHRTVLDPESDFKVIPTFVPENNIIKSLTGSYAKLPSPEPSLSPKMHRRHSRPSSACHILINNPINACELSPKGKEQTVDLVVQDTDEKTNIPETVPKLPVDLAGVCPSKVYVTKNTPEAIQEVVVGKSNQVCQSSGNHLENKVIHGLAIVEGQLTSDGRGPPKMDSTCPTMPRLHEPYATSQCIVSQNFGTVSALKSANVLEKNTCNLQMELNKSYDVKNPSPLLMQNQNARQQMDTPTVACGNEPFLDNSFEKVKRRLDLDIDSLQKENCPYVLATGIAEQERQHLPEKRYPKGSVYMNKNKMLECSSKEGEEILKSKMLAFEEMRKRLEEQHAQQLSLLIAEQEREQERLQKEIEEQEKMLKEKKVIAAEASESGSNNTADLEWRKINESGLLETMLSQVDSLRTSNSNSSGFTSSTLQHSFSSANEAPFYLWGSSTSGLTKLSVTRPFGRAKPKWSQVFSPELQTKFNKITAVAKGFLTRRLMQTDKLKQLRQTVKDTMEFIRSFQSEAPLKRGVVSAQDASLQERVLAQLRAALYGIHDIFFVMDAAERMSILHHDREVRKEKMLRQMDKMKSPRVALSAATQKSLDRRKYMKAAEMGMTNKKFLVKQNPSETRVLQPNQGQNAPVHRLLSRQGSICRKNPKKAAKCCDNLRRQHSLG; encoded by the exons GTTAGAAAAGCACCTAATGCCAGTGATTTTGATCCATGGGAAACTGAAACAGTTTATTCTGATTCAGAAGTCAAAAACTTGAATGTCCCTTCTACATTTCCAAATATCTTGCCAAGCCCTACCGAACACTCTGCTTtaggaaagtttgaaaagataactGGAATTTTGCCATTGAATCATGAGGACCAGTTTAAATCTAATGGGACAGATTCAGCTAGGGACTCAGAATTTAATTCTCTGAAGCACTGTGATAGTTCAGATGTTGTTACCCCCGTGGAAATGGAAGCTTCTGCAAAGATCCCCTCAGCAGCCCCTCAGGAAACTCTTCTGTCCGATGATCTCTTCCCAACCGGTGAAGAACTGAACCCAACACTTTTGGAGGAAGTTACTCCAGATCCCTACATAATGAGTCTTCAGAACCTGATGAAAAAGTCGAAGGAATATATAGAAAGAGAACAATCTAGACGCAGTCTGAGAACTAGTGCGAAGAGGAGTGCTCTCGAGAGTCACTCAGATAAAGAAAACGAGACTGTGAAAGTGACCGACTACGGAAAGGAGAAGGCGCAGTGGCCTGGCAGACCCTGTGCTTCAGTGATTCCGGACAAACCAAGCCTTAATAAATCAAATGTTCTTCTCCAAGGTGCTTCCACTCAAGCAAGCAGCACGAATGAGTCCGTGTTAGGTAGCTTTTCTAAAGTGGACATACCTGTACGAACTGGCCATCGCACTGTTTTAGACCCTGAATCTGATTTTAAAGTCATTCCCACTTTTGTTCCCGAAAATAACATTATCAAAAGTCTTACTGGTTCATATGCCAAATTACCTAGTCCAGAGCCAAGCCTGAGTCCTAAAATGCATCGAAGGCATTCTAGGCCATCATCAGCATGTCATATCCTTATAAATAACCCGATAAATGCCTGTGAGTTAAGTCCTAAAGGAAAAGAGCAGACAGTAGACTTAGTTGTTCAAGATACtgatgaaaaaacaaacataccTGAAACTGTGCCAAAGTTACCAGTTGATTTAGCAGGAGTTTGTCCAAGCAAGGTTTATGTCACCAAAAATACACCTGAAGCCATACAGGAAGTGGTTGTAGGTAAATCAAATCAGGTATGCCAGTCTTCAGGAAATCATTTAGAAAACAAGGTCATTCATGGACTTGCCATCGTGGAAGGTCAGTTAACGTCTGATGGGAGAGGACCACCCAAGATGGACAGTACATGTCCTACAATGCCAAGATTGCACGAGCCATATGCCACCAGTCAGTGTATAGTGAGTCAAAACTTTGGAACTGTGAGCGCCCTCAAGTCAGCCAATGTGCTGGAGAAAAACACCTGCAATTTACAAATGGAACTGAATAAGTCTTACGATGTAAAAAACCCATCTCCTTTACTGATGCAAAACCAGAATGCCAGACAGCAGATGGACACCCCTACAGTGGCCTGTGGCAATGAACCGTTTTTGGATAACAGTTTTGAGAAAGTTAAACGGAGACTTGATTTAGATATTGATAGTTTGCAAAAAGAAAACTGCCCTTATGTCTTAGCGACTGGAATAGCTGAACAGGAAAGGCAGCATTTGCCAGAAAAAAGATACCCCAAGGGATCTGTCTATATGAACAAGAATAAAATGTTAGAATGTAGTTCCAAAG AAGGCGAGGAGATATTAAAAAGCAAGATGTTAGCTTTTGAAGAAATGCGGAAGAGGCTAGAAGAACAGCATGCCCAGCAGTTATCACTACTCATAGCTGAGCAGGAAAGGGAACAGGAAAGATTGCAGAAG GAAAtagaagaacaggaaaaaatgttaaaagagaagAAGGTGATTGCAGCTGAAGCGTCTGAATCGGGCAGCAACAACACGGCGGActtagaatggagaaaaataaatgagtctGGCTTGCTGGAAACAATGCTGTCTCAGGTGGACTCGCTCCGTACTTCAAACTCAAATAGTTctg GTTTCACAAGTTCTACCCTGCAGCACAGCTTTTCTTCTGCGAACGAAGCACCCTTTTACCTCTGGGGCTCATCAACTAGTGGCTTGACCAAGCTCTCAGTAACAAGGCCTTTTGGAAGGGCCAAACCTAAATGGTCTCAG gttttcagTCCGGAATTACAAACAAAATTTAATAAGATAACTGCAGTGGCAAAAGGATTTCTTACTCGAAGGCTTATGCAGACAGATAAGCTGAAACAACTTCGCCAAACTGTAAAA GACACTATGGAGTTCATAAGGAGTTTTCAGTCAGAAGCGCCATTGAAGAGAGGAGTTGTTTCAGCCCAAGATGCTTCTCTTCAGGAAAGAGTGTTAGCTCAG TTGCGAGCCGCCCTGTATGGTATTCATGACATATTCTTTGTAATGGATGCAGCTGAAAGAATGTCTATTCTCCATCATGACCGAGAGGTTCGCAAAGAGAAAATGCTCAGGCAAATG gacaaaatgaaaagtccACGAGTGGCCCTGTCGGCTGCAACACAGAAGTCTCTCGATAGGAGGAAGTACATGAA AGCTGCTGAAATGGGAATGACAAATAAGAAATTTCTGGTTAAGCAAAATCCTTCCGAAACAAG AGTCCTTCAGCCAAACCAAGGACAGAATGCACCCGTTCACAGGCTCCTTAGTAGACAAGG GAGTATATGCAGGAAAAATCCAAAGAAAGCGGCCAAATGTTGCGACAATTTAAGAAGACAGCATTCGTTAGGATGA
- the CCP110 gene encoding centriolar coiled-coil protein of 110 kDa isoform X1: MEEYEKFCENSLARIQEASLSTESFLPVQSESISLIRFHGVAVLSPLLNIEKRKEMQQEKQKALDVETRKHANRKKALLTRVQEILENVQVRKAPNASDFDPWETETVYSDSEVKNLNVPSTFPNILPSPTEHSALGKFEKITGILPLNHEDQFKSNGTDSARDSEFNSLKHCDSSDVVTPVEMEASAKIPSAAPQETLLSDDLFPTGEELNPTLLEEVTPDPYIMSLQNLMKKSKEYIEREQSRRSLRTSAKRSALESHSDKENETVKVTDYGKEKAQWPGRPCASVIPDKPSLNKSNVLLQGASTQASSTNESVLGSFSKVDIPVRTGHRTVLDPESDFKVIPTFVPENNIIKSLTGSYAKLPSPEPSLSPKMHRRHSRPSSACHILINNPINACELSPKGKEQTVDLVVQDTDEKTNIPETVPKLPVDLAGVCPSKVYVTKNTPEAIQEVVVGKSNQVCQSSGNHLENKVIHGLAIVEGQLTSDGRGPPKMDSTCPTMPRLHEPYATSQCIVSQNFGTVSALKSANVLEKNTCNLQMELNKSYDVKNPSPLLMQNQNARQQMDTPTVACGNEPFLDNSFEKVKRRLDLDIDSLQKENCPYVLATGIAEQERQHLPEKRYPKGSVYMNKNKMLECSSKEGEEILKSKMLAFEEMRKRLEEQHAQQLSLLIAEQEREQERLQKEIEEQEKMLKEKKVIAAEASESGSNNTADLEWRKINESGLLETMLSQVDSLRTSNSNSSGFTSSTLQHSFSSANEAPFYLWGSSTSGLTKLSVTRPFGRAKPKWSQVFSPELQTKFNKITAVAKGFLTRRLMQTDKLKQLRQTVKDTMEFIRSFQSEAPLKRGVVSAQDASLQERVLAQLRAALYGIHDIFFVMDAAERMSILHHDREVRKEKMLRQMDKMKSPRVALSAATQKSLDRRKYMKAAEMGMTNKKFLVKQNPSETRVLQPNQGQNAPVHRLLSRQGTPKTSVKGVVQNRQKSSQSRVPNRAPVSGVYAGKIQRKRPNVATI, encoded by the exons GTTAGAAAAGCACCTAATGCCAGTGATTTTGATCCATGGGAAACTGAAACAGTTTATTCTGATTCAGAAGTCAAAAACTTGAATGTCCCTTCTACATTTCCAAATATCTTGCCAAGCCCTACCGAACACTCTGCTTtaggaaagtttgaaaagataactGGAATTTTGCCATTGAATCATGAGGACCAGTTTAAATCTAATGGGACAGATTCAGCTAGGGACTCAGAATTTAATTCTCTGAAGCACTGTGATAGTTCAGATGTTGTTACCCCCGTGGAAATGGAAGCTTCTGCAAAGATCCCCTCAGCAGCCCCTCAGGAAACTCTTCTGTCCGATGATCTCTTCCCAACCGGTGAAGAACTGAACCCAACACTTTTGGAGGAAGTTACTCCAGATCCCTACATAATGAGTCTTCAGAACCTGATGAAAAAGTCGAAGGAATATATAGAAAGAGAACAATCTAGACGCAGTCTGAGAACTAGTGCGAAGAGGAGTGCTCTCGAGAGTCACTCAGATAAAGAAAACGAGACTGTGAAAGTGACCGACTACGGAAAGGAGAAGGCGCAGTGGCCTGGCAGACCCTGTGCTTCAGTGATTCCGGACAAACCAAGCCTTAATAAATCAAATGTTCTTCTCCAAGGTGCTTCCACTCAAGCAAGCAGCACGAATGAGTCCGTGTTAGGTAGCTTTTCTAAAGTGGACATACCTGTACGAACTGGCCATCGCACTGTTTTAGACCCTGAATCTGATTTTAAAGTCATTCCCACTTTTGTTCCCGAAAATAACATTATCAAAAGTCTTACTGGTTCATATGCCAAATTACCTAGTCCAGAGCCAAGCCTGAGTCCTAAAATGCATCGAAGGCATTCTAGGCCATCATCAGCATGTCATATCCTTATAAATAACCCGATAAATGCCTGTGAGTTAAGTCCTAAAGGAAAAGAGCAGACAGTAGACTTAGTTGTTCAAGATACtgatgaaaaaacaaacataccTGAAACTGTGCCAAAGTTACCAGTTGATTTAGCAGGAGTTTGTCCAAGCAAGGTTTATGTCACCAAAAATACACCTGAAGCCATACAGGAAGTGGTTGTAGGTAAATCAAATCAGGTATGCCAGTCTTCAGGAAATCATTTAGAAAACAAGGTCATTCATGGACTTGCCATCGTGGAAGGTCAGTTAACGTCTGATGGGAGAGGACCACCCAAGATGGACAGTACATGTCCTACAATGCCAAGATTGCACGAGCCATATGCCACCAGTCAGTGTATAGTGAGTCAAAACTTTGGAACTGTGAGCGCCCTCAAGTCAGCCAATGTGCTGGAGAAAAACACCTGCAATTTACAAATGGAACTGAATAAGTCTTACGATGTAAAAAACCCATCTCCTTTACTGATGCAAAACCAGAATGCCAGACAGCAGATGGACACCCCTACAGTGGCCTGTGGCAATGAACCGTTTTTGGATAACAGTTTTGAGAAAGTTAAACGGAGACTTGATTTAGATATTGATAGTTTGCAAAAAGAAAACTGCCCTTATGTCTTAGCGACTGGAATAGCTGAACAGGAAAGGCAGCATTTGCCAGAAAAAAGATACCCCAAGGGATCTGTCTATATGAACAAGAATAAAATGTTAGAATGTAGTTCCAAAG AAGGCGAGGAGATATTAAAAAGCAAGATGTTAGCTTTTGAAGAAATGCGGAAGAGGCTAGAAGAACAGCATGCCCAGCAGTTATCACTACTCATAGCTGAGCAGGAAAGGGAACAGGAAAGATTGCAGAAG GAAAtagaagaacaggaaaaaatgttaaaagagaagAAGGTGATTGCAGCTGAAGCGTCTGAATCGGGCAGCAACAACACGGCGGActtagaatggagaaaaataaatgagtctGGCTTGCTGGAAACAATGCTGTCTCAGGTGGACTCGCTCCGTACTTCAAACTCAAATAGTTctg GTTTCACAAGTTCTACCCTGCAGCACAGCTTTTCTTCTGCGAACGAAGCACCCTTTTACCTCTGGGGCTCATCAACTAGTGGCTTGACCAAGCTCTCAGTAACAAGGCCTTTTGGAAGGGCCAAACCTAAATGGTCTCAG gttttcagTCCGGAATTACAAACAAAATTTAATAAGATAACTGCAGTGGCAAAAGGATTTCTTACTCGAAGGCTTATGCAGACAGATAAGCTGAAACAACTTCGCCAAACTGTAAAA GACACTATGGAGTTCATAAGGAGTTTTCAGTCAGAAGCGCCATTGAAGAGAGGAGTTGTTTCAGCCCAAGATGCTTCTCTTCAGGAAAGAGTGTTAGCTCAG TTGCGAGCCGCCCTGTATGGTATTCATGACATATTCTTTGTAATGGATGCAGCTGAAAGAATGTCTATTCTCCATCATGACCGAGAGGTTCGCAAAGAGAAAATGCTCAGGCAAATG gacaaaatgaaaagtccACGAGTGGCCCTGTCGGCTGCAACACAGAAGTCTCTCGATAGGAGGAAGTACATGAA AGCTGCTGAAATGGGAATGACAAATAAGAAATTTCTGGTTAAGCAAAATCCTTCCGAAACAAG AGTCCTTCAGCCAAACCAAGGACAGAATGCACCCGTTCACAGGCTCCTTAGTAGACAAGG AACCCCTAAGACATCAGTGAAGGGGGTTGTGCAAAATAGACAGAAGTCTTCACAGAGCAGAGTGCCTAACAGAGCGCCTGTTTCAG GAGTATATGCAGGAAAAATCCAAAGAAAGCGGCCAAATGTTGCGACAATTTAA